The genomic window ATCATCCACGCCAGCACCGAGCTAATGGCGCGACAAGGCTTACAAAACTTCGCCTCTGGCGTGCTGGTGCAACTAGTTGCCCTACTAGGCGGACATACGGAAGGCTTCGTCTGCAGTCAGCAGACAGAGCAGGCGCTAGAATCTTCGCCAGACAGCAGCGCAACAGAAACTGCTGGTCGCTTACAAATACTTGCGAGCACACCAAGCTTCGAGACTTGGGTGGGGCAGAAACTTGATATTGTTGCCGATGCTAAAATTCAGGCCTTGGTGCAGCAAACTTTACTGGCGCGTCACAATATTTACGAGAGCGCGGCGACCATACTGTTTTTTAGTAATGTTGCGCAAAGAGAATTAACTGTCTACATCAATACCGGCTTACACCTCAATGAGATGGACAAGCGCCTGCTCGAGGTGTTCTGCAGCAACGTTTCAGTTGGCCTCGATAACGTGATGTTGAACTCACGTCTGCACAATTATGCGTTTTATGATCCATTAACAGGGTTGGCAAATCGACTAAAACTACTGCAGACTTTAAATGAAACGCTACTATCTCCTTTAAAGCAAGAAACCGCACTTTCACTGATCGACATCGATCATTTTGCAGAGACCAATGATGCCTTAGGCCATCACTTTGGAGATTTACTTCTGTGCGCGGTAGCGCGACGCTTATCCAATCACTTCGGTAATGATTATCAAATATCCCGTGTTGGTAGTGACACTTTTGCCCTGGTTGGTGATGAGAAAAAAGTCTGCCCCGATGAAATTCTCTCTTTATTTACAGCGCCATTCGAGGTTGATAATCAAGACGTGCAATTGTCTGCCACCATAGGACTGATCAAACTAAGTGATTATGAAGGCGATGGATCGGAAGCATTAAAGGATACCAATATTGCCCTTAAACGCGCAAAAGCACATCAACGTTCCGGGCATGCCTATTTTACGCGCGACATGGGTGTAGAGATTCGCGAACGGGTAAGGATGATGCATGCATTGCGCGGCGCCTTTGAAAGCGAGCGTCTGTTTCTGGTGTATCAGCCACAGGTTGACATGCGCACCAAACAAGCGGTAGGTGCCGAGGCCTTATTGCGCTGGAAAACAGAAGAAGGAAAGTTTGTACCGCCCGATCAATTTATTCCAATTGCAGAATACTCTGGTTTAATCGTTGATATTGGCGAATGGGTTTTACGCAGCGCCTGCTTTGAACTCGTGCACCTGCGTAGCCTAGGTCACACCAATTTTCAAATGGCAATTAACGTCTCGCAGGCGCAATTCTCGCACCCCCTCTTTATGCAAACCCTGCATAGAGCACTGCAGGACACGCAAGCGCCACCTGGTTGCATAGAGTTAGAAATTACAGAATCAATGGCAATGAAAGATCCCGAACTACTGATTAAGACCCTGCATCAAATTAAACAATTGGGTATTCGTATCTCTATCGATGACTTCGGTACAGGATTTTCATCCTTAAGCCACTTACAAAAACTCAATGTCGACAAACTCAAAATCGATCGGGCTTTTGTCAATGAGATAGACAGTGCCACCGGTAACGGCAGTATTGCCAAGATGGTGGTGCAATTGGGGCAAAGTCTGGAAATGGCGATCATTGCCGAAGGCGTAGAAACTCAAACCCAGACCGACACCCTACTCTCCTTCGGTTGCCATCTGGCGCAGGGCTACTTATACGCAAAACCTATGACTAGAAATGACCTCTATCCCTGGTTGGAGAATCAAAAAAATAAAGTCTGAGAGTGGCTTTGGCTTTTCAATGACGCAACAGCACAACGAGCACAGCAAAACCGAAAAAAATGAAATGCACGAATGCCCGCTCTCGTGCATTTCCATTTCAAGTGCTACACACTCAACTCGCCACTAGCGCGATTATCTAGTGCGGCGAATCCCCTCGCTTCAGCGCGATGACCATCGCAGCCCTAGCCTTACTTACCGCAGCTTGCGCCACAGCAAGCATTTTAATCATTCTAGCCCTACAATTTTGCAGACTGTCGCAACTGAGTGGCTAAACTTTGCTGAGCGCTTTAGAGTGCCTACATGTACTAAAGTGTCGCACAGTATGCCACTCGTCCCTTTGAGTGGCGAACCAGGATTTTTTGAAAAAGCCCATCATGAATCAAGATACTCTCCAGACCGCCAAAGAGCTCAGCTCCAACTTCCTTATTTGGCTTAGCAAAGCCTTTGATAGCACAGCAACGTGGGTCACCAAATTATCATGGTGGAAATTTTTTATCTTCGCGACCATTACGATTGCCGCTGGCGCAATTATGCAAGATACCTTTTTTACTAAAGAGGAAAGTGTGATTGTCAGCAAAAAACATGGCCCCAAAAAACCTTTGACATCGCAACATACGATAGACGGCGACACCAACGTAGAAATTGATGCTACAGGAATACATATACGCAAAAACAATCCGACTGGCGGCGCTAAGCAGATAGAAATCGATGGCGACGGTGTCCATGTTAGTAAAGGCTCGAGTCGCACAGAGAAATCTCCTGTCACCTCAAGCACGCAGAACGCTCCTAATGTACCTAATGTACCTATTGTACCAAATGCACCTAACGTTCCTAATGCACCTAACGTTCCTAATGCACCTAACGTTCCTAATGCACCTAACGTTCCTAATGCACTTAATGTACCTAACGTTCACAATGTTCCCAACGTTCCTAATGTTCCTAATGTTCCCAACGTTCCTAATGTTCCTAATATGCAAAACACCCCGGGTGTCAGCATAGGAGAAGACGAGATCCACATTAAGATGCCGCCGGAAATAGCGCAAAAAATTAGCGATGAAATCGACGATGCAGTAGCTGACGCAGCCGATCAAGAAGTTCGCAGCTACCAGAAAAAATCATCGCAATGGTTTATTAATTTTGTCCTGCTCGCCATTTTCGGCTTGTTCGGTATGAAAGCTTTAATGGGCGGCAAGGTACGCGCCGAAGAGAAAGCCAAAGAAGCCAACAACAGCGCTGAAAAACAAGCCTTATTGCGCCAAGTCAGCGAAGCGCAAATGCAGATGATGCAGGCCCAGGTAGAACCGCATTTTCTTTTCAATACCTTAGCCTCGGTGGAATATTTAATCGAAACCGATCCACCGCGTGCAGCCGCCATGCAACGTAGTCTGATTTCGTATTTACGCGCGGTTTTGCCGCAGATGCGAGAAAATGCCACCACTACTAACCTCGGGCGTGAAGCCGATATGGTGAGATCCTACCTAGACTTACTCAAGATGCGCATGGAAGAAAGATTAGAGATAGACTTCATCATGCCCGACGGTCTCAGAAGCGCCTCCTTCCCTCCTATGATGCTGCAATCACTGGTAGAAAACGCTATCAAACATGGACTGGAAGTCAAAGCCGAAGGCGGCACGCTGCAATTTAGAGCAGAAGTAGCTCACAATAAATTACGCGTGACAGTCTCAGACACTGGCCTTGGTTTTGGCGCAAAACCCAGTAATGGAACCGGCCTCGGGCTACAAAATATTCGTGAAAGACTCAAGCTTATCTACAAAGAAAAAGCACAGATGATCATCACACCTAACCAACCGACAGGCGTTTGCGTTACCATAGAAATCCCTTACGAATTAGCCAACTAGATCACCCATGCCTACCGCGATTATTGCCGACGATGAAAGAATGATGCGCGACCAGTTACGCTCGCGCCTGGAACAAGTCTGGCCCGAGCTTGAGATACTGGCGGAAGCCAAGAATGGCGAAGAGGCCATACATATGGTCGCGACCCATCAACCAGACTTGATTTTTTTGGACATTAGAATGCCGGTCAAGACCGGACTGGAAGCGGCCAAAGAAATCGGCAATCAAGCCCACGTGGTCTTCATTACCGCCTACGATCAATATGCGATTGAAGCCTTTGACCAGGGCGCGGTGGACTACGTTTTAAAACCAGCCGATGTGGAGCGGCTCGGTCGCACCGTAGCTAGGCTCAAGGCGCGCTTGAGCGTGGCTAGCAGCCCCACGGATATGAGCGCTATGCTGTCACAGTTAGCCAAACAAATGGGTATCGCTGCCAAGCCCAGCTATTTGCAATGGATACAAGCCTCGATAGGACAGGAATTGCGTTTGATTCCAGTGGAAGAAATACTTTTTTTCCAATCCGACGAAAAATACACCCGCGTACAAACCGCTAGTTATGAAGCACTGATACGCAAACCGGTACGCGATTTATGCGAAGAGCTAGACCCAGCCCTATTTTGGCAAATACATCGCTCCACCTTGGTCAACGCCAAGGCCATCGCCGGTGTCGTGCGCGACATGCGCGGCCGCCATCTGGTACAGATCAAAGGTTTAACTGAAAAACTAGAAGTGAGTCGCAGCTTCGTCCATTTATTCAAACAAATGTAAATACAAACAGCAGTACGCCTGATGCGCATATTCCATGCGCTTTTCAGGCATGCCAGCCGTATCAGCTATATTCCATGCGCCTTCTATGATTAACATCAAGAGGTTTTCTCAAAATTATCCCATTCACGGCTATTTTTACTTTGTTGATTACTTGGGTGTCAAGGGTGGGCGTAGCCCAGCGTAGCGAACCCTTGACGCCCAAGTAATCAACATTACGCTGTCGCCGGGTGGTAAGGCGCGCTTTTTGCCTTACCACCATGCTCGCTTTTCAGCGCGTCCTTGACTCCTGTTGGGCATATCTACAGTGACGCTCATTCAAACTCTTTGAAGCTTTCGGTCATCGTTTCGTGAAGCATAGAGCTTCACCACCTTCTATCCGCTGGCTTTTCTACGCCAACCAAATCCTGCATGCGCGTTGCGCTAAGGTGACCTCAATTCCAATAAACCCCATCTCGTATAGGCGGTTGCTGTTGGCAACCAAGGCGCATGGCGGGCTTATTCACTTCAATTCGTTGGTTTGCTCTGTCGCTGCTCCCTTGCTTAACTCTACGCTGCCTTTAACGTCGCCCCGTCTGGAATAACCCCATCCTTCAAATAGCGCCATAAGGCAATCACCAGTCGTCTGGCGACCGCGATGATGGCGATACGTCGGGCGCGTTTATTCAGTCCGCTGCCTTGTGTCCGCTTATCAAACCAGCGCGTCAGTGCGCTTTCCGGCTGGTAGCGTAGCCACATCCACGCCATTTCGACCAGCAAGGCGCGCACACGCCGGTTGCCTTGCTTGCTGATGCCTTGGTCGATATGGCTTTCGCCACTGTCGTAGGGTTGCGGCACCAAGCCTACGCAGGAGCCGACCTGGCGCCGATTGTCGAAATCGCGCCAGAATAATTCGAGCACAATGCGCATCGCACCCACCTTGCCGATGGCCTTGAGCCGGGTCAGAGTGGCGATGCGCTCTTGGGTGCTTTCTGGCAGTTGCTTGACCAGGGCCTTTTCTAACGCCAGCAGTTGCTGCTCGGCCAGCTCCATGCGTACGCTTTCCCGGCGCAGCCGCTGCTGTAACTCGGGCGCTAGTGCGCTGCCGTCGTGACATCTGACGTCACCATCGGCCAGTCGCCTGGCAAAGTGACTATCCATGCTGTCCCAGCAGCCAACGGTGCGCAATAGCTTGCGGATGCGGTCGCGATGTTGTCCGCATTCCTTTTGCAGTTCACCGCGGTCACGTACCAGCTGGCGTTGCGCTTCCGCGGCAGACTCCGGTATCCGGATGACATGCATGCGGTCGCGTTCGCCGCGTAGCCAGGCGCGCAAGCAGGTGAGCAGTTTGATCGTGTCTAAACGGTCGGTCTTGGCACGTCGTGCGTGCCGCTCTACCGGGATGCTGGCCGGATCAATGACTAGCGCTTCATAACCGAGTTGGATGAGCGCTCTGGCGATCCAGAAACCGTCCTGCCCCGCTTCGTACATGACGACCACGCGCAGCGGCTGAGCTAGTCCCCATTTTTGTTTGGTCTCTTCAATCACCGCTACGGCTTGCTCTAGCCGTTTCTGAGCAGCTTCATCGGCAACGGTGTGCATCGCAGGGTGTTCTCGTTTGCTATCGTGCAAGCCTATCTTCCAGCTCGCTTTGGATAATTCAAACGCCACAGCCAAAGTAGTCATCTCTGGCGTAAAATCTGTGATAAGAGTCGATTCCATTTTGATCTCCTTAAATTGATTGTTCGTACTTTTATTTTAGGGGGTAGATTTGGGATCGACTCTTTTTTTTAAATCATAGGATCTGCTAGGCATGGCAAGCCGCAAACCCGCATGCCTATTGCGCACTGGGCCTATGCTCAAAAAAATTCGCATAAAAAAGTTACTGTTCAGCCCACTATGTAGAAAGTCAAAACCACCCAACACAGAGGCACAGAGATTCAAAGAGGAAGCAAGGCAGTTCTCCGTTTTTCTCTGTGTCTCTGTGCCTCCTTTGAGATGTTTTCGTTTTGTTTCTAATAATTTTAGTAGCAGGCTGAACAGTTACATAAAAAAAGCCACTCGACCGCGCAGAGTGGCTTTTTCTTGCAATCAACTAGATCTTACAAAATCTTGGTTCCCAACCACCATGCAATGGCGGCGACAAAGGCTGAAGCAGGGATGGTCAAGAACCAGGCCCATACAATGTTACCAGCCACACCCCAGCGCACTGCCGACATTTTCTGAGCAGATCCTACGCCGACAATCGCACCAGTCACAGTGTGAGTGGTCGACACCGGAATGCCTAAAGCAGTTGCCATAAACAGAGTGATAGCACCACCGGTTTCAGCACAAAAGCCGCCCACCGGTTTAAGTTTAGTGATCTTCTGCCCCATGGTTTTGACGATACGCCAGCCACCAAACAAGGTGCCCAGACCGATCGCTGCATAACAAGAAATAATCACCCATAGCGGTGGCATTTTATCAGCCTGGCTAGAGTAGCCCGCCGAGATCAATAACATCCAGATTATGCCCATGGTTTTTTGCGCATCGTTACCACCATGACCGAGACTAAACATCGAAGCCGACACCAGTTGCAGGCGACGAAACCACTTATCGACCTTCATAGGGGTAGATTTCACAAATAACCAGGATACGATTAACATCATCAAGGATCCCAGGAAAAATCCCAGCAATGGCGAAATCACGATGAAGATGATGGTTTTGTAAAGTCCGGCAGAAATCAAGGCACCAGTGCCCGATTTAGCAACAGCTGCGCCGACCATGCCACCTATCAAGGCGTGTGATGAGGAAGAAGGTATGCCAAAGTACCAGGTAACAAAATTCCAAAACGTGGCGCCCACCAAGGCCCCAAAAATCACGTAGTGATCAACAATTGCCGGGTCTATGGTGCCCTTACCGATGGTGGTCGCTACCGTCAAAGGAAACACCACGATCGCGAGCACATTGAAAAAGGCGGCCATCGCCACCGCTTGTTGCGGCTTGAGTACGCCGGTAGAAACCACGGTGGCAATCGCGTTTGCCGCATCGTGGAAGCCATTCATAAAATCAAATAACAAAGCCAATACCACCAGAAATACGATGACATACATGCTTATATGGAGGGTTTGCATAGGAATCACTTCTCTTTTAAGTTGCGCCGGATCCGACGCAACTAATACTAATCAATACTCTCGTGTAGGTGGCCAGCTGGATACAGCCTGCTACCGCGAAAATTACGCGTTTTCGACGATGATGCCTTCGATGATGTTCGCGACATCTTCACAACGATCGGTGACGGTTTCCAGAATTTCGTAGATCGCTTTAAGTTTGATCAAATTACGCACATCCGGTTCATCACGGAACAGTTTAGACATGGCAGCACGCATGACGTGATCGGCATCCGACTCGAGCCTGTCAATTTCTTCGCAGATTGCCAGAATCTCGCGCGAATTATCCATATTATGGAGCAACCCAACGGCCGCTTTTACCTTCTCGGCACAGGCCAAGCACAACTCAGCCAGACGCTTGGCTTCGGGTGTAATTTCACGAATATCGTAGAGTGAGATCGTTTGCGCAGCATCTTCCAGTAAATCGAGAATATCGTCCATGCGCGTAATGAGCTTATGAATATCATCTCTATCCAAAGGTGTGATGAAGGTTTTATGCAGCAACTCTATCGTATTGTATGTGACAGTGTCTGCTTGTTTTTCTATACCCTCTATCGCATGAACCCGGATTTCCAAGTCGTCAAAATTGGTCATTAATGCGACCATCTCTTTCGATCCTTTGACGCATAACTCAGCATGCTGATTAAATAGGTCAAAGAATTTACCCTCGGTGGGCATGAATCGTCCAAACATTTTTTTCTCACTGAAAATAGAAAATTTCTAGAATTGATCCGAAAAGTACAAGGATCACCTGACTTCCCGGATACTGCTGTAAAACACTTACTACAATTACCAAACACTACAAAATAAAAATGTTATGCGGGGCTCTTCTACACTCGACTACTCAGAGTCACCATAGATAGACAAAGAACCCGTGTAATTATCAAACTTGGTATATTCACCCAAGAAGGTGAGGCGCACGCTACCGATAGGGCCATTACGCTGCTTACCAATAATAATTTCGGCAGTTCCTTTATCAGGTGAATCAGGGTTGTAGACCTGATCGCGATAAATAAACAAAATAACGTCGGCATCTTGTTCAATCGCGCCGGATTCACGCAAATCTGACATCACCGGGCGCTTATTCGGGCGCTGCTCCAAAGAACGATTCAACTGCGACAGCGCAATCACTGGGCACTGCAATTCTTTCGCTAAGCCTTTTAAGCTTCGGGAAATTTCAGAAATTTCTGTGGCACGATTCTCACCTTGGGTATTACCCGACATCAACTGCAAGTAATCGATCACGATCAAACCGAGTTTGCCACATTGCCTGGCCAAACGACGGGAACGGGCACGTAATTCTATAGAACTGAGCGCAGGTGTCTCATCGATGTACAACTGGGCGTCATTCATTTTTTGTATTGCGTGTGTCAGGCGCGGCCAATCCTCATCAATCAAGCGACCGGTACGCAACCGATGCTGATCCAAACGGCCAACCGAACCTAGCATACGCATGGCCAACTGGGCGCCGCCCATCTCCATCGAGAACACCGCCACGGGCAAGCCGCTTTCAATTGCCACCGTCTCTGCGATATTGATAGAAAACGCCGTTTTTCCCATGGAAGGACGACCCGCAACGATGATCAAGTCACCAGGCTGCAAGCCCGAGGTCATTTTATCGAGATCAGTAAAGCCAGTAGGCACACCGGTAATATCACTGGTGTGATCACGGTTATACAACTCATCAATACGTTCGACTACCTGGGTCAATAAGGGCTGAATCGCGTTAAAACCTTGGGCGCCACGCGAGCCCTCTTCGGCAATGGCAAAAATTTTTGACTCTGCCTCGTCCAGCATTTGCTTGACTTCTTTACCCTGAGGATTGAAGGCTTGGCCAGCGATCTCATCAGACACCGTTATCAGCTTACGCAAGACCCCCCTATCCCGCACGATTTCGGCATAACGACGGATATTCGCTGCCGACGGCGTATTTTGCGCCAATGCGTTGAGGTAACTCAAACCGCCCGCATCCTCTGCTTTATTGATGGCAGTGAGCGCATCAAAGACGGTAATCACATCGGCGGGGCGCGAAGCATTAATCAGCTTGACGATAGCCTGGAAAATAATGCGATGATCATAGCGATAAAAATCACCCTCATTAATAAAGTCGGCGATTCTATCCCAGGCGGCGTTATCCAACAACAAGCCCCCAAAACAGATTGCTCTGATTCTATGGAGTGTGGCGGGATGCGAAGATTATCTAACTGCGGATCGGAAGGTGCTTTCATGGCGCGCATTATACCTTTTTATTTGCCTTGAAAAGCAAGTGAAAGTGCGCCTGAACTAGCCTAATTTTCGAGAGAAGAAAGATGCGTCACAACAAAAAATTATGCAACACCTAATTGACAAATTACGGAAAAAATTAGCCGGATTTCCAACGCAAAAAAAAGCGTAGTCTATTGCGCGAAATCAAAAATAAAAATAAAAAAAGCCGGGAACACCCGGCTTTTTTTTAAAGCAAGCGCTAATTAAGCGTGTTCGCCCAATACTGCAACGATGACATCAACTACAACATCAGTGTGCAATGCAACTGATACAGCGTGATCGCCAGCAGTCTTCAAAGGACCCAATGGCAAACGCACTTGAGATTTCTCAACTGCGAAACCTTGCTTAGTCAAAGCATCAGCGATGTCTGAATTGGTTACAGAACCAAACAAACGACCATCAACGCCAGACTTTTGCGAGATTTGAACTGTCAAACCACTCAATTTTTCGCCTTGTGCTTGCGCAGCGGCCAATTTAGCAGCTGCTGCTTTTTCCAACTCTGCGCGCTTCGCTTCGAATTCAGCGATTGCGGCTGCAGTTGCACGGCGAGCCATACGTTGTGGAATCAAAAAGTTACGTGCATAACCATCTTTAACACGAACTACATCACCCAGATTGCCGAGATTAACGACTTTATCCATCAAAATAATTTGCATATTCTTCTCCTATTACGCTGTATGCAGATCAGTGTACGGCAGCAACGCGAGGTAGCGTGCACGCTTGATCGCTGTATCAACTTGACGTTGGTACAAGGCTACAGTGCCAGTCAAACGTGCTGGCATGATTTTGCCGTTTTCTTGCACGAAGTCTTTCAGTGTATCGATGTCTTTATAATCAACTGCAGCTACGTGTCCTGCTGAAAAGCGGCAAAACTTCTTGCGCTTGAACAAAGGATTTTGTTGCTGACGCTTTTGCTTCAGTTTGCTTTTATCAAATTTTTTACCGAATGCCATTTTAGGCTCCTAATCTAGTAAAGGTGTCTCGAACTCATTTTCCTGAAAATCAGTGATATGAAAAACGAGACTTTTGCTGTTGCGATTTTTACGCGCTAAAAAACCCGTGAATAACATCGTGACTCCCAATTGTATTTCCAGGAATCGCTTAGAAATCGTACCTGCAGCGATTGCAGTGATTTCAAATTCAACCTGGCGCTGGGTGCTCGCCTGTTCTTGCTTAGAGTAATGCATCAGTACTGCAGTTGCTATCGGAATTCCGGCTGGTGTATAACGCAGCGCTGATTTTTCTGCAATGCTAGCGACGACTTTAAGCTCATTCACAAATAATTACGCGTCCTTCGTTAAAACTATTAAGCTGCAGGTGCTTCAACGCGTTGCGTCTTAGCTGCATCTTCTTTCTGAACTGCTTTCATCATTGGAGATGGCGCTGTTTCAGCTTTTTTCAGTTTAACTGTGAGGTGACGCAGAACGGCATCGTTAAATTTGAATGCTGTTTCCAACTCAAGCAAAGTCTCAGCATCGCACTCTATGTTCATGCAAACATAGTGAGCTTTAGCCAATTTTTGAACGACGTAAGCCAGTTGACGGCGACCCCAGTCTTCCACGCGATGGATTTGACCACCACGTGTAGTAACGCTAGCTTTGTAGCGTTCGATCATTGCAGGCACTTGCTCGCTTTGATCAGGGTGTACGATAAATACTATTTCATAATGACGCATATATTCTCCTTGTGGACAATAAAAAGATGCCCGCCTCGGCGTCAAGACGAGTGCGGGAAGAGGAAAGCCGACAATAGTAACCGATTTTCAAGCTTTGCACAATTAGTTCTAGGAGCAAAAGCGACTCGGTTGCCGCGTGCACAAATGAAATAGCAGTCAAATCACTTATTCCATATTTTTTGCAGGTTTTCCTTGCATAAGTGACTTCACTGTATAAAAATACAGTCTGCATATACATACAGCTAATTGAAAGAACCACCATGCTGAAACTGACCGCCCGCCAAGAGCAGATTCTCAACCTGATCAAGGATGCCATACAAAACACAGGCTTCCCCCCAACCCGCGCAGAAATCGCAACAGAACTTGGATTTCGCTCGACCAATGCGGCCGAAGAACACTTGCAGGCACTGGCGCGCAAAGGCGTCATCGAAATCGCAGCCGGTACCTCGCGCGGCATACGCCTATTAGAATCCGAGTTATCCAGCCACATGCCAGGAATACAAATGGCATTGCCGCATCCTGCGCTGATGCAATTGAGCTTACCCTTGGTTGGCAGAGTAGCTGCAGGGTCACCCATCCTAGCGACCGAACATGTAGAGGCCACCTATAACGTGGATCCTGCACTGTTTTCTGCCAAACCGGATTTTCTACTAAAAGTACGCGGTCTGTCGATGCGTGACGCTGGCATTTTGGATGGCGATCTATTGGCAGTAAAAAAATCTGATACGGCGCGTAACGGACAAATCGTAGTTGCGAGACTAGGCGACGATGTGACAGTAAAACGCTACAAAAAAACCAGCGCCGGCATAGAATTAATCCCAGAAAATCCAGACTATCCAATTATCAAAGTGAGCGACACCGAAACCGACTTCTCACTCGAAGGATTGGCGGTTGGCTTATTACGCAGCTGGTCGTAACAAGCAAGGCGCCAAGACGCAGTATCCATGCGGCTTCCAGCCTAGCTTGCCTGGAAGCCGCATGGATACTGCGCGCTGAGCATGGCTGTTTAAAAATCGCCAGCCACCAAATAGAAGCATGCCCATAAAAAAACGCCCGAGAATTTATCGGGCGTTTTTTTAAATTGATGCCAGCTGCAATAAAGCAACTGGCCCAACATCACATCAGTGTTTAATGGCCGAAGCCTCGATCGCCGCATCTGGTTTCGCAGTCGCAGCAAGTGCGACATCCTCATCCGTCAAGGCAACAGGTTGACGCTCCAAGGCAATTTCCAAGACTTTATCAATCCAACGCACCGGGATAATTTCCAGTTTATTTTTAACGTTGTCCGGAATATCGGTCAAATCTTTCGCATTTTCCTCAGGTATTAGCACTGTCTTGATGCCGCCGCGATGCGCTGCCAGTAACTTCTCTTTTAGCCCACCAATAGGCAAAACTTCACCTCTCAGGGTAATTTCACCCGTCATCGCCACATCAGCCCGTACTGGTATGCCTGTAAAGATAGAGACCAAAGCGGTAGTCATAGCTATACCCGCTGAAGGACCATCCTTCGGCGTTGCACCTTCGGGAACGTGGATATGGATATCACTCTTCTCAAACACGTCGGCTTTAATACCCAGGCGCTTAGCACGGCTACGCACCACCGTGCGAGCAGCCTCGATCGACTCTTTCATGACATCACCCAATGTACCGGTGCGTATCACGCCGCCCTTACCAGGCATCGCTACCGCCTCTATGGTCAATAAATCGCCACCAACCTCAGTCCACGCCAAGCCAACCACTTGACCGACCTGATTATCTTTGACCGCCACCCCG from Undibacterium parvum includes these protein-coding regions:
- a CDS encoding EAL domain-containing response regulator — translated: MSALIHSSEDDLVFLDEPEANDASPRTRLAKKWRIMIIDDDPDVHSATTFALGSLEIQHRPLSFLHAYSAAEARDILAHETDIAIILLDVVMEQEDAGLQLVSHIRKTLGLSDVRIILRTGQPGYAPEIDAIRDYDINDYKTKSELTRTKLYTAVTSAIRSYEQICAISASRRGLELIIHASTELMARQGLQNFASGVLVQLVALLGGHTEGFVCSQQTEQALESSPDSSATETAGRLQILASTPSFETWVGQKLDIVADAKIQALVQQTLLARHNIYESAATILFFSNVAQRELTVYINTGLHLNEMDKRLLEVFCSNVSVGLDNVMLNSRLHNYAFYDPLTGLANRLKLLQTLNETLLSPLKQETALSLIDIDHFAETNDALGHHFGDLLLCAVARRLSNHFGNDYQISRVGSDTFALVGDEKKVCPDEILSLFTAPFEVDNQDVQLSATIGLIKLSDYEGDGSEALKDTNIALKRAKAHQRSGHAYFTRDMGVEIRERVRMMHALRGAFESERLFLVYQPQVDMRTKQAVGAEALLRWKTEEGKFVPPDQFIPIAEYSGLIVDIGEWVLRSACFELVHLRSLGHTNFQMAINVSQAQFSHPLFMQTLHRALQDTQAPPGCIELEITESMAMKDPELLIKTLHQIKQLGIRISIDDFGTGFSSLSHLQKLNVDKLKIDRAFVNEIDSATGNGSIAKMVVQLGQSLEMAIIAEGVETQTQTDTLLSFGCHLAQGYLYAKPMTRNDLYPWLENQKNKV
- a CDS encoding sensor histidine kinase; this encodes MNQDTLQTAKELSSNFLIWLSKAFDSTATWVTKLSWWKFFIFATITIAAGAIMQDTFFTKEESVIVSKKHGPKKPLTSQHTIDGDTNVEIDATGIHIRKNNPTGGAKQIEIDGDGVHVSKGSSRTEKSPVTSSTQNAPNVPNVPIVPNAPNVPNAPNVPNAPNVPNAPNVPNALNVPNVHNVPNVPNVPNVPNVPNVPNMQNTPGVSIGEDEIHIKMPPEIAQKISDEIDDAVADAADQEVRSYQKKSSQWFINFVLLAIFGLFGMKALMGGKVRAEEKAKEANNSAEKQALLRQVSEAQMQMMQAQVEPHFLFNTLASVEYLIETDPPRAAAMQRSLISYLRAVLPQMRENATTTNLGREADMVRSYLDLLKMRMEERLEIDFIMPDGLRSASFPPMMLQSLVENAIKHGLEVKAEGGTLQFRAEVAHNKLRVTVSDTGLGFGAKPSNGTGLGLQNIRERLKLIYKEKAQMIITPNQPTGVCVTIEIPYELAN
- a CDS encoding LytR/AlgR family response regulator transcription factor; translated protein: MPTAIIADDERMMRDQLRSRLEQVWPELEILAEAKNGEEAIHMVATHQPDLIFLDIRMPVKTGLEAAKEIGNQAHVVFITAYDQYAIEAFDQGAVDYVLKPADVERLGRTVARLKARLSVASSPTDMSAMLSQLAKQMGIAAKPSYLQWIQASIGQELRLIPVEEILFFQSDEKYTRVQTASYEALIRKPVRDLCEELDPALFWQIHRSTLVNAKAIAGVVRDMRGRHLVQIKGLTEKLEVSRSFVHLFKQM
- a CDS encoding IS110 family RNA-guided transposase, with protein sequence MESTLITDFTPEMTTLAVAFELSKASWKIGLHDSKREHPAMHTVADEAAQKRLEQAVAVIEETKQKWGLAQPLRVVVMYEAGQDGFWIARALIQLGYEALVIDPASIPVERHARRAKTDRLDTIKLLTCLRAWLRGERDRMHVIRIPESAAEAQRQLVRDRGELQKECGQHRDRIRKLLRTVGCWDSMDSHFARRLADGDVRCHDGSALAPELQQRLRRESVRMELAEQQLLALEKALVKQLPESTQERIATLTRLKAIGKVGAMRIVLELFWRDFDNRRQVGSCVGLVPQPYDSGESHIDQGISKQGNRRVRALLVEMAWMWLRYQPESALTRWFDKRTQGSGLNKRARRIAIIAVARRLVIALWRYLKDGVIPDGATLKAA
- a CDS encoding inorganic phosphate transporter; amino-acid sequence: MQTLHISMYVIVFLVVLALLFDFMNGFHDAANAIATVVSTGVLKPQQAVAMAAFFNVLAIVVFPLTVATTIGKGTIDPAIVDHYVIFGALVGATFWNFVTWYFGIPSSSSHALIGGMVGAAVAKSGTGALISAGLYKTIIFIVISPLLGFFLGSLMMLIVSWLFVKSTPMKVDKWFRRLQLVSASMFSLGHGGNDAQKTMGIIWMLLISAGYSSQADKMPPLWVIISCYAAIGLGTLFGGWRIVKTMGQKITKLKPVGGFCAETGGAITLFMATALGIPVSTTHTVTGAIVGVGSAQKMSAVRWGVAGNIVWAWFLTIPASAFVAAIAWWLGTKIL
- a CDS encoding DUF47 domain-containing protein produces the protein MFGRFMPTEGKFFDLFNQHAELCVKGSKEMVALMTNFDDLEIRVHAIEGIEKQADTVTYNTIELLHKTFITPLDRDDIHKLITRMDDILDLLEDAAQTISLYDIREITPEAKRLAELCLACAEKVKAAVGLLHNMDNSREILAICEEIDRLESDADHVMRAAMSKLFRDEPDVRNLIKLKAIYEILETVTDRCEDVANIIEGIIVENA